The following nucleotide sequence is from Alphaproteobacteria bacterium.
CCATGTTCACCAGCAAACAAATTCTTGTTCAAGCCGGTGTTTCGATGCTAGCTCAAGCGAACCAAGCTCCGCAAAACTTGTTACGCTTGTTCCAACAGTAATAAGAGAGACCTTATAAAGAGGAAGGGGAATAACTCCCCTTCCTCCAAAAGCAAAAAGACAGGGTAGCCTGCGAGTTTTTTTAGGAGGAGTAGTAAAATGGACCTGAATTTATCAGCCTATGGTCCAACGATACAGGGCGAGAAATTCGAGACGCCCATGGACCATAAGATACAAAGCACCAGCGGATTCCAAGGTGTGCAGACATCTGTTGAAAAACAGTTCGAACGCGCCTTGTCTCAAGGTGATCAATCTGCCGACGCCCATCTAAGAAAGCGTGGACAGTATATCATCGACGAGAAAACCCGACGGGTGTATTACCAGACCAAAGACCTAGTCACTGGAGATGTACAAAAATTTCCAAGTGAAGCGCAGTTAAGAGCTGCGGCTGCCTTAAAAGAGCAGTTAGAGAAAGAACTACCGACTGTAGATCGTCAACAAGAAGTTAAACTCCACCCGCCTGGCGACATACTCGATGCCAAAGCGTAACAGTAAGAAATAAAATTACATAAAATTTTATTTTTTATGGTCGATTTTAGCTAATCGTTAACACCCTACAGGTAGGATGGGAATTATGGTCTCAGTAGATACCAGTCGTTTAGTCGTAGGCAGTGACGGTCGGACATCGTTTTCCGGCTTGGGCTCTGGCATTGACTTTGAAGCCGCCGTCGAATCGATGGTCACGGCCAAACGCGTTCCAATCGATAAGCTCAAGACTAAAATTAGCGATAACGGCAAGCAAATTTCCGCTTATGCGGATTTAACCGCGAAACTTACCGCCGTTCGGGAATCTTTGAATAA
It contains:
- a CDS encoding flagellin, translating into MFTSKQILVQAGVSMLAQANQAPQNLLRLFQQ